One genomic region from Euzebya tangerina encodes:
- a CDS encoding ACT domain-containing protein yields MHKDFTLIPDDHPGALARLGEACGKAEINIEGISAFTGGGKGVVHVLVPDAEHALEVLTEAGLDVRAARDVVVTDIPDRPGAMGEVCRQVADAGINIEQAYLATGGRMVLVVDDVEQARALLGR; encoded by the coding sequence ATGCACAAGGACTTCACCCTCATTCCGGACGATCACCCTGGTGCGCTCGCCCGCCTCGGTGAGGCGTGCGGGAAGGCCGAGATCAACATCGAGGGGATCAGTGCCTTCACCGGGGGTGGCAAGGGGGTGGTCCACGTCTTGGTCCCCGATGCCGAGCACGCGCTCGAGGTCCTGACCGAGGCGGGGTTGGACGTCCGGGCCGCACGCGACGTGGTGGTCACCGACATCCCTGACCGCCCGGGTGCGATGGGCGAGGTCTGCCGTCAGGTGGCGGATGCCGGCATCAACATCGAGCAGGCGTATCTGGCCACCGGCGGGCGGATGGTGCTGGTGGTCGATGACGTCGAGCAGGCCCGGGCCTTGCTCGGACGCTGA
- a CDS encoding universal stress protein: MKILVGYVDTPEGHAAVAAATAEAKLRDATLFLVHSFHGEGRDEDQIAGYEEQLEAISSDLATEGVSSEVHALVRGADPGKDLVAYAREQDIDLIVIGVRRRSPVGKFVLGSNAQDVLLGADCPVLAVKASAGA; this comes from the coding sequence GTGAAGATCCTCGTCGGCTACGTCGACACACCCGAGGGGCATGCGGCCGTGGCCGCCGCAACGGCTGAGGCCAAGCTGCGTGACGCGACGCTGTTCCTGGTTCACTCCTTCCATGGCGAGGGACGGGACGAGGACCAGATCGCTGGGTACGAGGAGCAGCTGGAAGCGATCAGCTCGGACCTGGCGACCGAGGGCGTGTCGTCGGAGGTGCACGCACTGGTCCGAGGAGCCGATCCGGGCAAGGACCTGGTGGCCTACGCGCGCGAGCAGGACATCGATCTGATCGTCATCGGCGTTCGACGTCGGTCCCCCGTCGGCAAGTTCGTACTGGGGTCCAACGCTCAAGATGTGCTTCTGGGCGCCGATTGTCCAGTCCTCGCCGTCAAGGCAAGCGCCGGAGCGTAA
- a CDS encoding septal ring lytic transglycosylase RlpA family protein, giving the protein MPLSLKRAATSLLVAVLVVSLSPTLASADSVVSRAAGNDRIQTAVEASQQFRSQASDVVLATAFSFPDALAASALTHALHAPLLLTATDSLPVAVEAELARLQADRVWILGGVNAVSDAVEQRLRTLGYDINRLAGASRFETAQAIAVAAGPSRTGEVVLALGEHPNPDRAWPDAVASGSLAATPDRIPTLLTQPDALPSATVGALAQLSASEVIILGNAQTISDQVEDQLRGLGYQTRRIVESSRYDTSVALAAESLRRFDGSPRPAVFASGRAFPDALSAGSLAASLGAPLLLVPPTDQLPATSETFLRSNAHVLSSGVVVGGPVAADDFVVAQLDSALQNEPGPLSAPPEPLGPPEEPEPAPSSAPAPDPISPPGPTQPDVGDGSPVEVIHGVASWYGPGFEGRPTANGETFDPAEFTAAHRTLPFNSLIRVTNLDNGEVVNLRINDRGPFSGDRVLDVSSAAADELRMKDDGVATVRIEVMRSGS; this is encoded by the coding sequence ATGCCCCTCTCCCTCAAACGCGCTGCCACATCACTCCTGGTAGCCGTACTCGTCGTGTCGCTGAGCCCAACCCTGGCCTCAGCAGACTCCGTCGTCAGCCGTGCCGCCGGAAACGATCGCATCCAGACCGCCGTCGAGGCGTCCCAGCAGTTCCGGTCCCAAGCCTCCGACGTGGTCCTGGCGACCGCGTTCAGCTTCCCCGACGCGTTGGCCGCCAGCGCGCTCACGCACGCGCTGCACGCTCCTCTGCTGCTGACCGCCACCGACAGCCTCCCGGTCGCCGTCGAGGCCGAACTGGCACGACTCCAGGCTGATCGGGTGTGGATCCTCGGGGGCGTGAACGCCGTCTCCGACGCGGTCGAGCAGCGTCTGCGAACGCTCGGCTACGACATCAACAGACTGGCCGGCGCGAGTCGCTTCGAGACCGCTCAGGCCATCGCCGTCGCCGCCGGGCCCTCGCGGACGGGTGAGGTGGTGCTCGCGCTCGGTGAACACCCAAACCCCGACCGTGCGTGGCCGGATGCCGTTGCCTCCGGGTCCCTCGCGGCCACTCCTGACCGGATCCCGACCCTGCTCACCCAGCCGGACGCCCTACCGTCGGCAACCGTCGGTGCCCTGGCCCAGCTCAGCGCATCCGAGGTCATCATCCTCGGCAATGCCCAGACGATCTCAGATCAGGTGGAGGACCAGCTGCGAGGGCTCGGGTATCAGACACGGCGGATCGTCGAGAGCAGTCGGTACGACACGTCGGTGGCACTGGCTGCGGAGTCGCTGCGACGGTTCGACGGCAGTCCCCGTCCTGCGGTGTTCGCCTCCGGCCGCGCCTTCCCCGATGCGCTGTCGGCCGGATCGCTGGCCGCAAGCCTGGGCGCCCCGCTGCTGCTGGTCCCCCCGACCGACCAGCTGCCGGCGACGAGCGAGACGTTCCTGCGCAGCAACGCCCACGTGCTCAGCTCCGGTGTGGTCGTCGGCGGGCCGGTCGCTGCCGATGACTTCGTGGTCGCCCAACTCGACTCGGCCCTGCAGAACGAGCCCGGGCCGCTCTCCGCTCCCCCAGAGCCGCTTGGCCCGCCGGAGGAGCCGGAGCCGGCCCCCTCCTCCGCCCCCGCCCCGGACCCGATCAGCCCGCCTGGTCCGACACAGCCGGACGTCGGGGACGGTTCCCCCGTGGAGGTGATCCACGGCGTGGCCTCGTGGTACGGACCAGGCTTCGAGGGACGGCCGACGGCCAACGGCGAGACGTTCGACCCCGCCGAGTTCACCGCAGCACATCGCACGCTCCCGTTCAACAGCCTCATCCGGGTCACCAACCTGGACAACGGGGAGGTCGTGAACCTCCGGATCAACGACCGGGGGCCCTTCTCCGGCGATCGCGTCCTGGACGTCTCCTCAGCTGCTGCGGACGAACTGCGGATGAAGGACGACGGTGTCGCAACCGTCCGAATCGAGGTGATGCGGTCGGGGTCGTAG